The genome window AATCCCGCAGAATTTTTTGCTGTAGCGACTGAGACTTTCTTTGAAAAACCACACCAATTGTTATCTCATGATCCGGCAGTTTATCAGCAGCTACAACTTTACTATCAATTAGATCCGGTGCAGTGGAATTATCATTCTTCTGTCAATTTTGGCAAATAAGAAAGCGATACAAGAATTGAGGATTGAGCAAAAGAAGCGGTAGCAAGCACTGGTTTTTTAATACCTCTGTTGTCACCCCATCAGATAAAATCGCTCTCCAAATTCGCCTAACTACCCCCTTTTTGATGCCTTCACAAGAACAATAATTCTGTCAGCTTTGAATATCCCGACAGAGTTGTTGCGGTAATTGTTTAATTATTCGCTGAAATGGAGCAAAATCTCGCAATCCGTGGGAAAGAATCAATGCGCCCTGAATGGCAATCATGGCATCTTCTCCGCGTTCCTTGGCTAAGGTTTCATCTAATCCTGCGGTGATGAGAACTTTAGCGATCGCCTCAATCCACCGAGAAAATGTCAAACTAATCTGTGAGTGAAACAGATCATCACTCGATTGTGCCAAGACCAAAGCTGCCAACAGGCAGGAATTTTGCCCTTCATTGAAAAAGTAATTCGCTTCCTTACACATAGACTGGAATTTTGCGATGGGGATTTCCTCTCCATTGAGGATCTGCAAAATGCTCGTCTCTAGCCACTGATTAACATGAGTGAGCGCCGCTTCCGCCATCTCAGCCTTACCACCTGGAAAATGATGGTAAAGACTCGCTTTTCCCAACCCTGTCGCTTGAGAAATTTTTGAGAGGGTTACACCTTCATAACCAAACTGGCGAAATAGTTTTAGCAGCGTTGGTACATAGGTTTCTTTAGACATGGAATAGAAATTTGATTTATCTATTGACAATTGTACCGTTCGTTCGATATATTTTAGTTGTACCGAACGAACGGTATAGAGCAATAATCAAAAGAGAAA of Anabaena sp. PCC 7108 contains these proteins:
- a CDS encoding TetR/AcrR family transcriptional regulator, translating into MSKETYVPTLLKLFRQFGYEGVTLSKISQATGLGKASLYHHFPGGKAEMAEAALTHVNQWLETSILQILNGEEIPIAKFQSMCKEANYFFNEGQNSCLLAALVLAQSSDDLFHSQISLTFSRWIEAIAKVLITAGLDETLAKERGEDAMIAIQGALILSHGLRDFAPFQRIIKQLPQQLCRDIQS